The Streptomyces cyanogenus DNA segment ACCAGCCGGATGAAGTCCGGGTGCCGCTCGTGGTGGTCGAAGGTCAGCTCCACCAGCCGGCGGATCGCGGCCACCGGGTCCAGGTCCTCGACGTCGAGCTGCTGCTCGGCGTCCCGGATGGCCCCGTAGGCCCGCTCCAGCACGGCCGTGAACAGCTGCTCCTTGCCGCCGAAGTAGTAGTAGATCATCCGCTTGGTGGTGCGGGTGCGGGCCGCGATCTCGTCGACCCGGGCGCCGTCGTAGCCGGCGCGGGCGAACTCCTGGGTGGCCACGTCGAGGATCTCGGCCTTGGTGCGGGCCGCGTCGCGCACCCGCCCGCCCGGTCGTACCGGTTCCCCGACGCTGGTCATCGCTGTCCTCCGGGCCGTGAGGCGCCGGTGACGGCGCCCTTGTTCGCGTGCCGGTGATTGTAGAAGCAGGGCGCCGGCGCGGGACGGGGTCTCACGGACGGCTCGTGCGACCGGCGGGGCGGCGCACCGGTCCGCACGTCAGCGCTGCCCGGGAGGTGCGCGGGGCCGGGGACCGGTGTCCCGTCGGGCCGGCCCGGTGCCGGGAGCGGCCTCGCCCGGACCGGCTCCGGGGCCCCGGAAGCCGTGTGCCCCCGGCCCGCCGGCAGGCGGCGGACCGGGGGCACACGGGGGTGCGGTGTCCGGCTACGGACGGACGTTCCACTCGGCGATCACCGGGCGGCCGTGTTCCGTCGACAGCCGGCTGACCGTGCCGGTGGCCAGCTGGAACAGCCGGCCCTCGGCGGGCGGCAGGCCCAGGCGGCGGGCGGTGAGAACGCGCAGGAAGTGCGCGTGCGCCACCAGGACCACGTCCCCCTCGGCCAGGGCCGGGGACACACGCTCCAGGACCCGGTCGGCGCGGGCGCCGACCCGGGCCGGCGACTCGCCGGGGTGCCCCTCGGGGCCGGGCGGCACGCCGTCGGTCCACAGGTCCCAGCCGGGCCGGCTGCGGTGGATCTCGGCGGTGGTGAGGCCCTCGTAGCCGCCGTAGTCCCACTCGTGCAGGTCGGGGTCGGGGACGACCCCGGTGATGCCGGCCAGTTCGGCGGTGCGCAGCGCTCGGCCGAGCGGGCTGGCCAGCGCCAGGGCGTAGGCCCGGCCGGTGAGGAGCGGGGCGAGGGACTTGGCCTGTTCCTCGCCGTGGTCCGTGAGAGCCAGGTCGGTCCGGCTGGTGTGCTGTCCCGACCGGCTCCACTCGGTCTCACCGTGCCGGACCAGCAGGAGGTCCCCCACGGCAGGTCAGTCCTTCTTCTCGACCGCGTGGCCGCCGAACTGGTTGCGCAGCGCGGCGACCATCTTCATCTGCGGGGAGTCGTCCTGGCGGGAGGCGAACCGGGCGAACAGGGACGCCGTGATCGCCGGGAGCGGTACGGCGTTGTCGATGGCGGCCTCCACGGTCCAGCGGCCCTCGCCGGAGTCCTCCGCGTAGCCGCGCAGCTTGTCCAGGTGCTCGTCCTCGTCCAGGGCGTTGACGGCGAGGTCCAGCAGCCAGGAGCGGATGACCGTGCCCTCCTGCCAGGAACGGAACACCTCGCGGACGTTCTCCACCGAGTGGACCTTCTCCAGCAGCTCCCAGCCCTCGGCGTACGCCTGCATCATGGCGTACTCGATGCCGTTGTGGACCATCTTGGAGAAGTGCCCGGCACCGACCCGCCCGGCGTGGACGTAGCCGTACGGGCCCTCCGGCTTGAGCGCGTCGAAGATCGGCTGCAGCGGTTCCACGTGCTGCTTGTCGCCGCCGACCATCAGCGCGTAGCCGTTCTCCAGGCCCCACACACCGCCGGAGACACCGGCGTCGACGAAGCCGATGCCCTTGATGCCCAGGGCGGCGGCGTGCTTCTCGTCGTCCGTCCAGCGGGAGTTTCCGCCGTCGATGACCGTGTCACCGGGGGAGAGCAGGTCGCCGAGTTCGTCGACGACGGTCTGGGTGGCGGTGCCGGCCGGGACCATCACCCACACATGGCGGGGCGCGTCGAGCTTCTCGACCAGTTCGGCCAGGCTCTTGACGTCCGAGACCTCCGGGTTGCGGTCGTAGCCGATGACGGTGTGGCCGGCGCGGCGGATCCGCTCGCGCATGTTGCCGCCCATCTTGCCGAGACCGATGAGACCGAGCTGCATGATCAGTTCTCCGTTGCGTTCTTGAGAGTGCGGTAGGCGGCGACGAGGGCCGTGGTGGACGGGTCGAGACCGGGCACGTCGGCGCCTTCGGTGAGGGCCGGCTCGACGCGCCTGGCGAGGACCTTGCCCAGCTCCACGCCCCACTGGTCGAAGGAGTCGATGTTCCACACCGCGCCCTGCACGAACACCTTGTGCTCGTAGAGGGCGATCAGCTGGCCCAGCACGGACGGAGTCAGCTCGGTGGCGAGGATCGTGGTGGTGGGGTGGTCGCCGCGGAACGTGCGGTGCGCCACCTGCTCCTCGGCCACGCCCTCCGCGCGGACCTCCTCGGCGGTCTTGCCGAAGGCGAGCGCCTGGGTCTGGGCGAAGAAGTTGGCCATCAACAGGTCGTGCTGGGCCTTGAGTTCCTCGCTCAGCTCGCCGATCGGACGGGCGAAACCGATGAAGTCCGCCGGGATGAGCCTCGTGCCCTGGTGGATCAACTGGTAGTACGCGTGCTGCCCGTTGGTGCCCGGGGTGCCCCAGACGACCGGGCCGGTCTGCCACTCCACCGGGTTGCCGTCGCGCTGCACCGACTTGCCGTTGGACTCCATGTCCAGCTGCTGGAGGTAGGCGGTGAACTTCGACAGGTAGTGCGAGTAGGGCAGCACCGCGTGGGTCTGCGCGTCGTGGAAGTTGTCGTACCAGATGCCCAGCAGGCCCAGCAGCAGCGGCGCGTTGGCCTCGGCGGGCGCGGTGCGGAAGTGGTCGTCGACGATCCGGAAACCGTCGAGCATCTCGCGGAAGCGGTCCGGGCCGATGGCGATCATCAGGGACAGGCCGATCGCGGAGTCGTACGAGTACCGGCCGCCGACCCAGTCCCAGAACTCGAACATGTTGTCCGGGTCGATACCGAACTCGGTGACCTTCTCGCCGTTCGTGGACAGCGCCACGAAGTGCTTGGCGACGGCCTTCTCGTCGCCCTCGAAGGCCTTCAGCAGCCACGAGCGGGCCGAGGTGGCGTTGGTGATCGTCTCGATCGTGGTGAACGTCTTGGACGCCACGATGAACAGCGTCTCCGCCGGATCCAGGTCGCGGATCGCCTCGTGCAGGTCGGAGCCGTCCACGTTCGACACGAACCGGAACGTCAACTCCCGTGCGGTGTACGGGCGCAGCGCCTCGTAGGCCATCGCGGGGCCGAGGTCGGAGCCGCCGATGCCGATGTTGACGACGTTGCGGATCCGCCTGCCGGTCTGGCCGGTCCACTCGCCGGAGCGGATCCGCTCGGCGAAGCCGGCCATCTTGTCCAGCACGGCGTGCACCTTCGGCACCACGTTCTCGCCGTCGACCTCGATCACCGCGTCCCGTGGGGCGCGCAGCGCGGT contains these protein-coding regions:
- a CDS encoding TetR family transcriptional regulator; this encodes MTSVGEPVRPGGRVRDAARTKAEILDVATQEFARAGYDGARVDEIAARTRTTKRMIYYYFGGKEQLFTAVLERAYGAIRDAEQQLDVEDLDPVAAIRRLVELTFDHHERHPDFIRLVSIENIHGAEHIAASAKLGRIGSPALDVIRRILAAGKESGLFTADVDAVDLHAVISSFCFFRVANRHTFGTLFGRDLADPAQREHYRTMLGDMVIAYLTAERTAG
- the pgi gene encoding glucose-6-phosphate isomerase, which produces MAEFPMLTHRPEWTALADHRAQSQPRLRELFAADPGRAERYVVRVGDLHIDYSKQLITDETLALLQELAAATGVFALRDAMFRGERINLTERRAVLHTALRAPRDAVIEVDGENVVPKVHAVLDKMAGFAERIRSGEWTGQTGRRIRNVVNIGIGGSDLGPAMAYEALRPYTARELTFRFVSNVDGSDLHEAIRDLDPAETLFIVASKTFTTIETITNATSARSWLLKAFEGDEKAVAKHFVALSTNGEKVTEFGIDPDNMFEFWDWVGGRYSYDSAIGLSLMIAIGPDRFREMLDGFRIVDDHFRTAPAEANAPLLLGLLGIWYDNFHDAQTHAVLPYSHYLSKFTAYLQQLDMESNGKSVQRDGNPVEWQTGPVVWGTPGTNGQHAYYQLIHQGTRLIPADFIGFARPIGELSEELKAQHDLLMANFFAQTQALAFGKTAEEVRAEGVAEEQVAHRTFRGDHPTTTILATELTPSVLGQLIALYEHKVFVQGAVWNIDSFDQWGVELGKVLARRVEPALTEGADVPGLDPSTTALVAAYRTLKNATEN
- a CDS encoding histidine phosphatase family protein, translating into MGDLLLVRHGETEWSRSGQHTSRTDLALTDHGEEQAKSLAPLLTGRAYALALASPLGRALRTAELAGITGVVPDPDLHEWDYGGYEGLTTAEIHRSRPGWDLWTDGVPPGPEGHPGESPARVGARADRVLERVSPALAEGDVVLVAHAHFLRVLTARRLGLPPAEGRLFQLATGTVSRLSTEHGRPVIAEWNVRP
- the gnd gene encoding phosphogluconate dehydrogenase (NAD(+)-dependent, decarboxylating), which codes for MQLGLIGLGKMGGNMRERIRRAGHTVIGYDRNPEVSDVKSLAELVEKLDAPRHVWVMVPAGTATQTVVDELGDLLSPGDTVIDGGNSRWTDDEKHAAALGIKGIGFVDAGVSGGVWGLENGYALMVGGDKQHVEPLQPIFDALKPEGPYGYVHAGRVGAGHFSKMVHNGIEYAMMQAYAEGWELLEKVHSVENVREVFRSWQEGTVIRSWLLDLAVNALDEDEHLDKLRGYAEDSGEGRWTVEAAIDNAVPLPAITASLFARFASRQDDSPQMKMVAALRNQFGGHAVEKKD